One genomic region from Actinomycetota bacterium encodes:
- a CDS encoding nuclear transport factor 2 family protein, translating into MSPEHPNASAYRRTADAFRASDHATFRTLVASDVVWHVPGAHPMAGDVRGQDALVSWLSQVREMGFWLEEHDVFGNDDHVCALSQMGARRTGIDVQTRVVSVFHYRNGQMLERWFYPEDGSAWAQIFTG; encoded by the coding sequence GTGAGCCCCGAGCACCCCAACGCCAGCGCGTACCGTCGGACAGCAGACGCCTTCCGAGCGAGCGATCACGCCACGTTTCGCACCCTCGTCGCCTCGGATGTCGTATGGCACGTCCCGGGTGCGCACCCGATGGCGGGAGACGTACGCGGCCAGGATGCGCTCGTCTCGTGGCTGAGCCAGGTGAGGGAGATGGGGTTCTGGCTCGAGGAGCACGACGTGTTCGGCAACGACGACCACGTGTGCGCCCTGAGCCAGATGGGCGCACGACGCACCGGCATCGATGTGCAGACGCGCGTCGTCAGCGTGTTCCACTATCGCAACGGCCAGATGCTCGAACGTTGGTTCTACCCGGAAGACGGCTCCGCCTGGGCGCAGATCTTCACCGGCTAA
- the sixA gene encoding phosphohistidine phosphatase SixA: protein MHPRSHPGLPHRRSPRGGHDRRQHPSGSARGARPDAAIGGTDLYGGAVRLYLVQHGPAKTEDEDPERPLTDEGVDIVRGVARDAVERFGIRVGRVIHSGKARSRQTAEAWGELLDTDVEQADALAPNDDPATWVARLDGETEDLMLVGHLPHLARLTGLLVTGTSDHSVVSFRQGGLVGLERTDTGWGVSVVLPPEGA from the coding sequence ATGCACCCGCGGAGCCACCCTGGCCTTCCGCATCGACGGTCGCCCCGCGGCGGCCACGACCGTCGTCAACACCCCTCCGGGTCAGCGAGAGGCGCTCGACCTGACGCTGCCATAGGGGGCACCGACCTCTACGGTGGCGCGGTGCGCCTCTACCTGGTTCAGCACGGGCCGGCCAAGACCGAGGACGAAGACCCGGAGCGGCCGCTCACGGACGAGGGCGTGGACATCGTTCGAGGTGTCGCACGCGACGCGGTCGAGAGGTTCGGTATCCGGGTGGGTCGGGTCATCCACTCCGGAAAGGCGCGGTCCCGTCAAACCGCCGAGGCCTGGGGTGAACTGCTCGACACCGATGTCGAGCAGGCCGACGCACTCGCGCCGAACGACGACCCCGCGACCTGGGTAGCACGCCTCGACGGGGAGACCGAAGACCTCATGCTCGTCGGACACCTTCCCCACCTCGCGCGACTCACGGGTCTCCTGGTCACGGGCACCTCCGACCACTCCGTCGTGAGCTTCAGGCAGGGCGGGCTGGTGGGACTCGAGCGAACCGACACGGGTTGGGGGGTCTCGGTCGTTCTCCCACCTGAAGGCGCGTGA
- a CDS encoding alkaline phosphatase: MRVAVTGGNTVGSSTATSAATSVVTANAQPPANVVRPSVNGTAQQGQTLTGDPGTWSGTQPITYAYQWRRCDSRGASCVDITGATATTYVPTASDVGHGLRVFVTASNIGGSATLGSLPTAAVTASDPVIAAVGDTACDPHDPYFNGGLGSSTYCHQKYTSDLLVNGDYNAVLPLGDMQYDCSPASAFAASYDPTWGRVKSISRPAPGNHEYKSTNPDLYGYNLCKPNAQDYYGYFGTSAGDPTKGYYSYDLGSWHVIVLNTTRGCSVISCAAGSAQEQWLKADLAAHPAACTLAYWHEPRFSSKTPSTKSDAFWKDLYAAGADVVLNAHVHNYERFAPQDPLAGADPARGIREFVVGTGGRSHESSGTTVAANSEARNSTVFGILKLTLHASSYDWQFVPQAGQSYVDAGSGVCH; this comes from the coding sequence ATGCGTGTCGCCGTCACCGGCGGGAACACTGTCGGCTCGAGCACCGCGACCTCGGCGGCCACATCCGTCGTCACCGCGAACGCGCAGCCGCCGGCCAACGTCGTGCGCCCCTCGGTCAACGGCACCGCGCAACAGGGCCAGACGCTCACCGGCGACCCGGGCACCTGGAGCGGCACCCAGCCCATCACCTACGCCTATCAATGGCGGAGATGTGACAGCCGTGGCGCGAGCTGCGTCGACATCACCGGGGCGACCGCGACCACGTACGTTCCAACGGCAAGCGACGTCGGCCACGGGCTGCGCGTGTTCGTGACGGCCTCCAACATCGGCGGCTCGGCGACGCTCGGGTCGTTGCCGACCGCGGCGGTGACCGCCTCCGACCCGGTGATCGCCGCGGTCGGCGACACCGCCTGTGACCCGCACGATCCGTATTTCAACGGAGGTCTCGGCAGCTCGACGTACTGCCATCAGAAGTACACCTCCGACCTGCTGGTCAACGGGGACTACAACGCCGTGTTGCCCCTCGGCGACATGCAGTACGACTGTTCCCCGGCGAGCGCCTTTGCCGCGTCCTACGACCCGACCTGGGGGCGGGTGAAGTCGATCTCGCGCCCTGCGCCCGGCAACCACGAGTACAAGTCCACCAACCCGGACCTCTACGGCTACAACCTCTGCAAGCCGAATGCCCAGGACTACTACGGCTACTTCGGAACCTCGGCGGGCGACCCGACCAAGGGCTACTACAGCTACGACCTCGGTTCCTGGCACGTGATCGTGCTCAACACGACGCGGGGGTGCAGCGTCATCTCGTGTGCGGCGGGGTCGGCTCAGGAGCAGTGGCTGAAGGCCGACCTGGCCGCCCACCCCGCGGCATGCACCCTCGCGTACTGGCACGAGCCCCGCTTCTCGTCCAAGACGCCCTCGACCAAGAGCGACGCCTTCTGGAAGGACCTCTACGCAGCGGGTGCCGACGTGGTGTTGAACGCCCACGTGCACAACTACGAGCGGTTCGCGCCGCAGGACCCCTTGGCCGGCGCCGACCCGGCCCGAGGGATCCGCGAGTTCGTCGTGGGCACGGGCGGTCGCAGCCACGAGTCATCGGGCACGACCGTCGCCGCCAACAGCGAAGCCCGCAACAGCACGGTGTTCGGCATCCTGAAGCTGACGCTCCACGCGTCGAGCTACGACTGGCAGTTCGTCCCCCAGGCCGGCCAGTCCTACGTCGATGCCGGTTCGGGTGTGTGCCATTGA
- the pdxH gene encoding pyridoxamine 5'-phosphate oxidase → MTLTEDAVHPDPFVQLTRWYDEAVAAIADEADHMVVATSDLDGRPSARVVLLRGFDARGLCFYTNYESRKSHELSLNPHAAVLLHWTTLRRQVRATGAVSRLGPAESEAYWRNRPRASQLSAWASHQSETVPSRAFLEAEVERLAARFGDEAVPLPPFWGGFRVAPSDFEFWEHRDDRLHDRLRYRKEGGGWALERLAP, encoded by the coding sequence ATGACGCTGACCGAGGACGCCGTCCACCCCGACCCCTTCGTGCAGCTCACCCGCTGGTACGACGAGGCGGTCGCCGCGATCGCCGACGAGGCCGACCACATGGTGGTCGCGACGTCCGATCTCGACGGGCGGCCGTCGGCGCGGGTGGTGCTGCTGCGCGGCTTCGACGCACGAGGGCTCTGCTTCTACACGAACTACGAGAGTCGCAAGAGCCACGAGCTCAGCCTGAACCCACATGCGGCTGTGCTCCTGCACTGGACGACGCTGCGTCGTCAGGTGCGCGCCACGGGTGCCGTGAGTCGTCTAGGTCCGGCGGAGTCGGAGGCGTACTGGCGCAACCGGCCCCGCGCCAGCCAGCTGAGCGCGTGGGCATCCCACCAGAGTGAGACCGTGCCGAGCCGGGCCTTCCTCGAGGCCGAGGTCGAGCGGCTGGCGGCCCGATTCGGTGACGAGGCCGTCCCGCTCCCACCGTTCTGGGGTGGCTTTCGCGTCGCGCCATCGGACTTCGAGTTCTGGGAGCACCGCGATGATCGGCTCCACGATCGGCTGCGCTACCGGAAAGAGGGAGGCGGCTGGGCCCTCGAGCGCCTCGCACCATGA
- a CDS encoding maleylpyruvate isomerase family mycothiol-dependent enzyme codes for MADILIALASQHAELSDLIDGCTNDDWERPTRCEGWDVAAVLVHLAQTDEFATASVHGDFDRFRHGFLGNRERQTVSVDDAAAAQVDADRGAGGDAIRQRWHEASQAMRAALDAADPHERVTWISGQLSVQTLATTRLSECWIHTRDIASALGIELQPTDRLRHITRLAWRTLPYAFERADAAMHGPVALDLVGPNGEPWRFDPDAPALTTIRGSAAEFCEVAARRVDPDATDLVGDGPDAATVLRLVRTYAQ; via the coding sequence GTGGCTGACATCCTGATCGCGCTGGCTTCGCAACACGCTGAGCTCTCGGATCTCATCGACGGGTGCACGAACGACGATTGGGAACGTCCGACACGCTGCGAAGGGTGGGACGTCGCCGCGGTGCTCGTGCACCTCGCGCAAACCGACGAGTTCGCAACCGCAAGCGTCCACGGAGACTTCGATCGTTTCCGCCACGGGTTTCTCGGAAACCGCGAACGCCAGACCGTTTCGGTCGACGACGCCGCCGCCGCGCAAGTCGATGCCGACCGAGGTGCGGGCGGTGACGCGATACGACAACGGTGGCACGAAGCGTCGCAAGCAATGCGCGCCGCGCTCGACGCCGCCGATCCTCACGAGCGCGTCACGTGGATCTCAGGCCAACTCTCGGTGCAGACCCTCGCGACGACACGACTCTCGGAGTGTTGGATCCACACCCGCGACATCGCATCCGCGCTCGGCATCGAGCTCCAGCCCACCGATCGGCTGCGTCACATCACCCGGCTCGCGTGGCGAACTCTCCCCTACGCGTTCGAGCGGGCCGACGCGGCGATGCACGGCCCGGTCGCGCTCGATCTGGTCGGGCCGAACGGTGAGCCGTGGCGCTTCGATCCCGATGCGCCCGCGCTCACGACGATCCGAGGCTCCGCAGCCGAGTTCTGCGAGGTCGCAGCCCGTCGCGTCGACCCCGACGCAACCGATCTGGTGGGCGACGGCCCCGACGCGGCGACGGTGCTCCGCCTCGTGCGGACCTACGCTCAGTAG
- a CDS encoding MerR family transcriptional regulator — MGDVMLSIGDFARLGQVSPRTLRHYDELGILRPDRVDPESGYRFYGVAQLERLHRVVALRDLGFGLDQVGELLEDDPPLEQLVAMLRARRTEIEQRVSEEQARLRRVEAQLRALDAADPVPSPDIVLKSTQPLRIAEIAATAPGFGHENLGPVFMRVLPEVAAHLERSAAQPGITVAWYEEPSDDGAVVLHTGFDIGDQAVDGTDRVRIVDLPVVEVASVIHRGSMDNVVPVYEVLVRWIEDSGYRLDGRSRELYHEWHSDDPARSVTELQMPVALAT, encoded by the coding sequence ATGGGCGATGTCATGTTGAGCATCGGAGACTTCGCCCGGCTCGGCCAGGTCTCGCCGCGAACGCTCCGCCACTACGACGAGCTCGGCATCCTGCGCCCCGACCGAGTGGATCCGGAGAGTGGGTACCGCTTCTACGGAGTCGCCCAGCTCGAACGATTGCACCGCGTCGTGGCGCTGCGCGACCTGGGGTTCGGTCTCGACCAGGTCGGCGAGTTGCTCGAGGACGATCCTCCGCTCGAACAGCTCGTCGCCATGCTCCGCGCACGACGGACCGAGATCGAGCAGCGAGTCTCCGAGGAGCAGGCCCGGCTGCGCAGAGTGGAAGCGCAGCTTCGCGCGCTCGACGCCGCGGATCCCGTCCCTTCCCCCGACATCGTGCTGAAGTCGACGCAGCCGCTCCGGATCGCGGAGATCGCCGCGACCGCGCCGGGGTTCGGGCATGAGAACCTCGGCCCCGTCTTCATGCGCGTGCTCCCCGAGGTGGCGGCGCACCTGGAGAGAAGCGCGGCGCAACCGGGGATCACGGTCGCCTGGTACGAGGAGCCGTCCGACGACGGAGCGGTGGTGCTGCACACCGGTTTCGACATCGGCGACCAGGCGGTCGATGGAACTGATCGCGTGCGAATCGTGGATCTGCCAGTCGTGGAAGTCGCTTCAGTCATCCACCGCGGCTCGATGGACAACGTCGTGCCAGTGTACGAAGTGCTCGTCCGATGGATCGAGGACAGCGGCTACCGCTTGGATGGCCGCAGCCGCGAGCTCTACCACGAATGGCACTCCGATGATCCCGCTCGGAGTGTGACCGAGCTGCAGATGCCCGTCGCTCTCGCGACGTAG
- a CDS encoding FAD-dependent oxidoreductase: MPERVDADVCVVGAGYAGLTAARRLSQGGKTVVVLEARDRVGGRIWTHRLSDGSPVDRGGAWLGPRHDAIFGLAREVGASTYKTWVKGAHLLIGEGRTRRYRGLIPKISPLAIITIALAQMKLDRMAKHVPVDAPWMARRADEWDSRTVAWWLERSGIRTTIARDLFEMAVRGLFTGDLNEVSFLHLLFLVRAHGSINTLFSIEGGSQENMVEGGAGSIAQRIAEDLGDAVRLSAPVRSITEREDHVDVDADDLAVSARRVVVAVPPALTLEIEFDPVVPPDRLTLYRSAVAGPETKTLVVYDEPFWRGDGFSGQTSEPGSVAEVTLDASPASGRPGVIAAFTFGPVAARVDALDRGERRRALVDALTARLGRRAASPSEVIETAWWKEEWTRGCSFAHLPPGILTRFGPLVREPFGRVHWAGTETSTTSHGAIDGAVRSGERAAAEILDRT; this comes from the coding sequence ATGCCGGAGCGGGTGGATGCGGACGTCTGCGTCGTCGGTGCCGGGTACGCTGGGCTCACGGCCGCGCGGCGGTTGAGCCAAGGTGGGAAGACGGTCGTCGTCCTCGAGGCGCGCGATCGCGTCGGGGGCCGGATCTGGACCCACCGCCTGTCCGATGGCTCTCCGGTCGACCGCGGAGGCGCGTGGCTGGGCCCCCGGCACGATGCGATCTTCGGGCTCGCGCGGGAGGTGGGGGCGTCCACGTACAAGACATGGGTGAAGGGCGCTCACCTCCTCATCGGCGAGGGACGAACGCGCCGTTACAGGGGCCTCATTCCCAAGATCAGTCCACTCGCGATCATCACGATCGCGTTGGCGCAGATGAAGCTCGATCGGATGGCGAAGCACGTCCCCGTTGACGCCCCATGGATGGCGAGGCGCGCCGATGAGTGGGATTCGCGCACGGTGGCTTGGTGGCTCGAGCGCTCCGGGATCCGGACCACCATCGCGCGCGATTTGTTCGAGATGGCGGTGCGCGGCCTGTTCACAGGTGATCTGAACGAGGTGTCGTTCCTCCACCTGTTGTTCCTCGTGCGTGCGCACGGAAGCATCAACACGCTGTTCTCGATCGAGGGTGGCTCGCAGGAGAACATGGTCGAAGGTGGCGCGGGATCCATCGCGCAACGGATCGCCGAGGACCTGGGAGACGCGGTGCGTCTGAGCGCGCCTGTACGGTCGATCACCGAGCGTGAGGATCACGTCGACGTCGACGCGGACGATCTCGCGGTGTCGGCTCGCCGCGTCGTCGTCGCGGTTCCGCCCGCGCTGACGCTCGAGATCGAGTTCGACCCCGTCGTCCCTCCGGACCGTCTGACGCTGTATCGCAGTGCGGTAGCCGGACCGGAGACGAAGACGCTCGTGGTCTACGACGAGCCGTTCTGGCGAGGCGACGGCTTCAGCGGCCAGACCTCCGAGCCCGGCTCGGTCGCGGAGGTCACTCTCGACGCGTCCCCTGCGTCGGGCAGACCCGGCGTCATCGCGGCCTTCACGTTCGGACCCGTCGCCGCGCGTGTCGACGCGCTCGACCGCGGCGAACGGCGACGGGCACTGGTCGACGCGCTCACGGCCAGGTTGGGCCGGCGCGCCGCGTCACCGTCCGAGGTCATCGAGACCGCTTGGTGGAAGGAGGAGTGGACGCGTGGGTGCTCGTTCGCGCATCTCCCCCCGGGCATCCTCACGCGCTTCGGCCCCCTGGTGCGAGAGCCTTTCGGACGGGTGCACTGGGCCGGGACGGAGACCTCGACGACGTCGCACGGCGCGATCGATGGCGCGGTGCGTTCGGGAGAACGCGCCGCGGCCGAGATACTCGACCGAACGTAG
- a CDS encoding transglutaminase domain-containing protein: MRDDELAYYSTAGPMTTLDPGSDAFEELPEDPLALGPVVQGLILHEFWADRYGVEIPPARADEVETRAASAMVELIRRLDPAPLSTSRPPDRRMIGNCRHFSTLTCALLRRSGIPARARCGFATYFETDRYIDHWVVEYWEPAPARWRRVDYQLDLVQRQALGLAFDTTDLPPGSFLDAAEAWQLCRSGGADPERFGILDFWGIWFVRNNVVRDLAALNKMELLPWDGWGLMTVAEEHEAGPASAVIDKVADAIVADAWLECRGLYEEHDLLRVPEAVVSYRAGTTVALPA; encoded by the coding sequence ATGAGAGACGACGAGCTTGCGTACTACTCGACCGCCGGCCCGATGACGACCCTCGATCCCGGGTCCGACGCGTTCGAGGAGCTGCCCGAAGACCCGCTCGCGCTGGGGCCGGTCGTGCAGGGCCTGATCCTCCACGAGTTCTGGGCCGACCGGTACGGCGTCGAGATCCCACCCGCACGGGCGGACGAGGTCGAGACGCGCGCCGCGTCGGCGATGGTCGAGCTCATCCGGCGGCTCGATCCCGCGCCGCTGAGCACGTCGCGACCTCCCGACCGGCGGATGATCGGCAACTGTCGCCATTTCTCGACGCTGACGTGCGCCCTGCTCCGGCGGTCCGGGATCCCCGCCCGGGCGCGGTGCGGCTTCGCGACGTACTTCGAGACCGATCGCTACATCGACCATTGGGTGGTCGAGTACTGGGAGCCGGCGCCCGCGCGCTGGCGGCGGGTCGACTACCAGCTCGACCTCGTCCAACGGCAGGCGCTGGGGCTCGCCTTCGACACAACCGACCTGCCGCCGGGCAGCTTTCTGGACGCGGCCGAGGCCTGGCAGCTCTGTCGATCTGGCGGGGCCGACCCCGAGCGCTTCGGGATCCTCGACTTCTGGGGCATCTGGTTCGTCCGCAACAACGTCGTGCGCGACCTCGCGGCGCTCAACAAGATGGAGCTGCTTCCCTGGGACGGTTGGGGCCTCATGACCGTGGCCGAGGAGCACGAGGCGGGACCCGCAAGCGCCGTCATCGACAAGGTGGCCGACGCGATCGTTGCCGACGCCTGGCTCGAGTGTCGCGGCCTGTACGAGGAGCACGATCTGCTGCGCGTACCAGAGGCGGTCGTCAGCTACCGCGCCGGCACGACCGTCGCCCTGCCCGCCTGA
- a CDS encoding DUF1330 domain-containing protein gives MAAYVVYQGEVTDPQRYEEYKTRAAASIAAAGGRYLVRGGDVEVLEGEPPAGRTVLIEFPTMRAAFDWYRGDEYTEARKLRAGAARARMYVVAGIASHA, from the coding sequence ATGGCTGCCTATGTCGTGTATCAAGGCGAGGTTACGGATCCGCAGCGGTACGAGGAGTACAAGACACGAGCCGCGGCGAGCATCGCCGCGGCCGGCGGTCGCTATCTCGTTCGGGGCGGCGACGTCGAGGTGCTCGAAGGTGAACCCCCGGCGGGTCGCACCGTGCTGATCGAGTTCCCGACGATGCGAGCCGCGTTCGACTGGTACCGAGGAGACGAGTACACCGAGGCGCGGAAGCTTCGTGCCGGCGCAGCCCGGGCTCGCATGTACGTCGTCGCAGGCATCGCCTCGCACGCGTGA
- a CDS encoding RNA polymerase sigma factor, with protein sequence MRSVEEESDAAVIAASLHDPVRFGTIFDRHATVLHRYLVRRLGPDEAEAMVGEVFRVAFEKRHTYDVLRPAARPWLYGIATNLLAKHRRREARRIHAMARLAAQRLSPVDDADRVSVVVDASKHWQRVAQAVMSLPEPERDALMLHVWESLSYEEVADALGLPIGTVRSRIHRARRRLRELADLSGGEHGESTGDRDPGRIGS encoded by the coding sequence ATGAGGAGTGTGGAGGAGGAGTCCGACGCCGCGGTGATCGCCGCGTCACTCCACGACCCGGTTCGGTTCGGGACGATCTTCGACCGCCACGCGACCGTGCTGCATCGCTATCTCGTGCGTCGGCTCGGACCGGACGAGGCCGAGGCGATGGTGGGCGAGGTGTTCCGGGTCGCCTTCGAGAAGCGGCACACCTATGACGTGCTGCGTCCGGCGGCGCGGCCGTGGCTCTACGGCATCGCCACGAACCTGCTGGCGAAGCACCGGCGTCGCGAGGCGCGGCGCATCCATGCGATGGCGCGGCTCGCTGCGCAGCGGTTGTCGCCCGTGGACGACGCCGATCGTGTGAGCGTCGTCGTCGATGCCTCGAAGCACTGGCAGCGGGTCGCGCAGGCGGTGATGTCGCTACCGGAGCCGGAACGCGATGCGCTCATGCTCCACGTCTGGGAGTCGCTGAGCTACGAGGAGGTCGCCGACGCCCTCGGCCTGCCCATCGGCACCGTGCGCTCAAGAATTCACCGGGCGCGCAGACGTCTTCGTGAACTCGCGGACCTCAGCGGGGGAGAACACGGCGAGAGCACCGGGGACAGAGACCCTGGGAGGATCGGGTCGTGA
- a CDS encoding VOC family protein: MSLEWEQTIVDARDPVRLGRWWTEALGWVVVNDVPDEYEIRARPDRLPGLLFVRVATPKAHKNRLHLDFRPDDRDAEVKRLVDLGATRVDVGQGEQSWVVLADPEGNEFCVLSSREPTA; the protein is encoded by the coding sequence GTGAGCCTCGAATGGGAGCAGACGATCGTCGACGCCCGGGATCCGGTCCGGCTGGGCCGTTGGTGGACGGAGGCGCTCGGCTGGGTCGTGGTCAACGACGTACCCGACGAGTACGAGATCCGGGCCCGTCCCGACCGTCTTCCCGGCCTGCTCTTCGTACGGGTCGCAACCCCCAAGGCACACAAGAACCGCCTTCATCTGGACTTCCGGCCCGACGACCGCGACGCGGAGGTGAAGCGTCTCGTCGACCTCGGCGCGACCCGGGTGGACGTCGGCCAAGGCGAGCAGTCGTGGGTCGTGCTCGCCGACCCTGAAGGCAACGAGTTCTGCGTCCTCAGCTCTCGGGAGCCGACCGCCTGA
- a CDS encoding class I SAM-dependent methyltransferase, which yields MRPSTRSRETGPVHADDRAPAPEPASTPTAGWHDADQVDWYLDRVERLPPRLAGEAALLEMLPREARSVLDLGCGDGRLVSLVVDALPTVARVVAVDRSPPMLDRARERFRADDRVEVRPWDLADDLSTLGEFDLIVSGFAIHHLDDGRKRSLINEVARQLRPGGVFANLEIVASSTPMLHAEFLARIGRTADDPEDRLVDVETQLIWMRDAGLAHVDCMWRWRGMALLVGRSASLP from the coding sequence ATGAGACCCTCCACGCGTTCACGCGAGACTGGTCCCGTGCATGCCGACGACCGCGCGCCGGCCCCTGAGCCGGCGAGCACGCCGACAGCCGGATGGCACGACGCGGATCAGGTCGACTGGTACTTGGATCGAGTGGAGCGACTGCCACCGCGACTCGCGGGCGAAGCGGCGTTGCTGGAGATGCTGCCGCGCGAGGCGCGGTCGGTGCTCGACCTGGGATGCGGTGACGGCCGGCTGGTGAGTCTCGTGGTCGATGCGCTTCCGACCGTCGCGCGGGTCGTCGCCGTCGACCGGTCGCCACCCATGCTCGATCGAGCGCGTGAGCGGTTCCGCGCGGACGATCGCGTCGAGGTCCGGCCGTGGGATCTCGCGGACGACCTGAGCACGCTCGGGGAGTTCGACCTCATCGTTTCGGGCTTCGCCATCCACCACTTGGACGACGGTCGCAAGCGGTCTCTGATCAACGAGGTCGCTCGTCAGCTCCGGCCCGGCGGTGTCTTCGCCAACTTGGAGATCGTCGCGTCGTCCACGCCGATGCTGCATGCGGAGTTCCTGGCTCGCATCGGACGGACGGCCGATGATCCGGAGGACCGGCTTGTCGACGTCGAGACGCAGCTGATCTGGATGCGCGACGCCGGACTGGCCCACGTCGATTGCATGTGGCGCTGGCGTGGGATGGCGTTGCTCGTGGGACGATCCGCGAGCCTCCCGTAG
- a CDS encoding beta-lactamase family protein, whose translation MERLAEVIEEQLAKGVVGASVAVVVDDQIVWSAGYGVVDIDDPAPVTPTTTFSAQSLTKPVVATALMRFVEDGTIGLDDPVNAHLGEVRLANAWEDEHPVTIRQLLTHTGGLGVSASWHSTVSVEDEVTTHVATEAAPGSRLVYANNGYDTLGCLLAHLAGAAWDEVVTRAVFVPLEMTATRIGAPPAGHEDRAVGHAPSQMDGRVLRLATVPWPFEPPPPSGSMVSTAEDLARFMLAHLNGGGGVVRIETVADMQRLHAPLGPGGGGMGLGFRVDRRGGRAFFCHGGDGVGFTNFIGAHPDERVGAVVLLNTGGAQEARSVIAGAALAYGLDEPAVFSRTTTPARVDSRLLGGYRSTFWELRAELTQPGDHPLLRSSPGAIVSSETKTRLEPAGDRWRGDGGMFDGWELDLVVGADGRARLYGGVYPFEYVADDTPMPRLPTAVDPDGELAGAWAGTTHSPIGPVPFELVVRPPNAATVTTMGVTEVALVDVDAGAGWVTGHFDVDIDGIGGLRVFLRLGLVARRLEGMAYARSELGEFAMPVELEPVELEPVELEQPT comes from the coding sequence ATGGAGCGCCTCGCAGAGGTGATCGAGGAGCAGCTCGCCAAAGGGGTCGTCGGGGCCAGTGTCGCCGTTGTCGTCGACGACCAGATCGTGTGGTCGGCCGGGTACGGCGTCGTCGACATCGACGATCCGGCTCCGGTGACGCCGACCACCACGTTCTCGGCGCAGTCGCTGACGAAGCCGGTCGTGGCCACCGCGCTCATGCGTTTCGTCGAGGACGGCACGATCGGCCTGGATGATCCGGTCAACGCCCACCTCGGTGAGGTGCGTCTCGCCAACGCCTGGGAGGACGAGCATCCGGTCACGATCCGCCAGCTGCTCACGCACACCGGCGGCTTGGGCGTGTCGGCCTCATGGCATTCGACCGTCTCCGTCGAGGACGAGGTCACCACCCACGTCGCCACCGAAGCCGCCCCGGGATCGCGGCTCGTGTACGCCAACAACGGCTACGACACGCTCGGGTGCCTGCTGGCCCACCTCGCCGGCGCGGCCTGGGACGAGGTGGTCACGCGGGCAGTGTTCGTCCCGCTCGAGATGACGGCGACACGCATCGGTGCGCCGCCCGCGGGTCACGAGGACCGTGCGGTCGGGCATGCGCCGAGCCAGATGGACGGCCGCGTGCTGCGCCTGGCGACCGTGCCGTGGCCCTTCGAGCCTCCACCGCCGTCGGGATCGATGGTGTCGACGGCCGAGGATCTGGCGCGCTTCATGCTGGCCCACCTCAACGGCGGCGGCGGGGTCGTGAGAATCGAGACGGTGGCCGACATGCAGCGGCTCCACGCGCCGCTCGGGCCGGGGGGAGGGGGCATGGGCCTGGGCTTCCGGGTCGACCGGCGCGGGGGTCGCGCCTTCTTCTGCCACGGGGGCGACGGCGTCGGGTTCACGAACTTCATCGGTGCCCATCCCGATGAGCGGGTGGGAGCCGTCGTCCTGCTGAACACCGGCGGCGCGCAGGAAGCCCGCTCGGTCATCGCCGGCGCCGCGCTCGCGTATGGCCTGGACGAGCCGGCGGTGTTCAGCCGGACGACGACGCCGGCGCGGGTCGACTCTCGGCTGCTCGGGGGTTACCGGTCGACGTTCTGGGAGCTGCGGGCAGAGCTGACGCAGCCCGGTGATCACCCACTGCTGCGCTCGTCCCCGGGGGCGATCGTGAGCTCGGAGACGAAGACCCGGCTCGAGCCCGCCGGCGACCGTTGGCGGGGCGACGGCGGCATGTTCGACGGGTGGGAGCTCGATCTCGTCGTCGGCGCGGACGGGCGGGCCCGTCTCTACGGCGGCGTGTACCCGTTCGAGTACGTCGCGGACGACACGCCGATGCCACGCCTCCCCACTGCGGTTGATCCCGACGGCGAGCTGGCCGGCGCGTGGGCGGGCACCACCCACTCGCCGATCGGACCGGTGCCGTTCGAGCTGGTCGTCCGCCCGCCGAACGCGGCGACCGTCACGACCATGGGAGTGACCGAGGTCGCGCTGGTCGACGTCGACGCCGGCGCGGGCTGGGTCACCGGCCATTTCGACGTCGACATCGACGGCATCGGCGGGCTCCGCGTGTTCCTGCGCCTCGGACTCGTCGCGCGACGCCTCGAAGGCATGGCCTACGCGCGCAGCGAGCTGGGAGAGTTCGCCATGCCGGTCGAGCTCGAGCCGGTCGAGCTCGAGCCGGTCGAGCTCGAGCAGCCGACGTGA